One Balaenoptera ricei isolate mBalRic1 chromosome 16, mBalRic1.hap2, whole genome shotgun sequence genomic window carries:
- the PRLHR gene encoding prolactin-releasing peptide receptor → MASLPTQGPGAPDFFSGLLPAASTPANQSSEALVGNGSAAGPGAQAITPFQSLQLVHQLKGLIVLLYSIVVVVGLVGNCLLVLVIARVRRLHNVTNFLIGNLALSDVLMCTACVPLTLAYAFEPRGWVFGGGLCHLVFFLQPVTVYVSVFTLTTIAVDRYVVLVHPLRRRISLRLSAYAVLAIWALSAVLALPAAVHTYHVELKPHRVRLCEEFWGSQERQRQLYAWGLLLVTYLLPLLVILLSYVRVSVKLRNRVVPGCVTPSQADWDRARRRRTFCLLVVVVVVFAVCWLPLHVFNLLRDLDPRAIDPYAFGLVQLLCHWLAMSSACYNPFIYAWLHDSFREELRKLLLTWPRKIAPRGQSMTVSVVI, encoded by the coding sequence ATGGCCTCACTGCCGACTCAGGGTCCCGGGGCCCCTGACTTCTTTTCTGGGCTGCTGCCGGCGGCTTCAACGCCGGCCAACCAGAGCTCAGAAGCCTTGGTGGGCAATGGGTCGGCGGCTGGTCCGGGCGCTCAGGCCATCACGCCATTCCAGAGCCTGCAGCTGGTGCATCAGCTGAAGGGGCTGATTGTGCTGCTCTACAGCATCGTGGTGGTCGTGGGGCTGGTGGGCAACTGCCTGCTGGTGCTGGTGATCGCACGGGTGCGTCGGCTGCACAACGTGACCAACTTCCTGATCGGCAACCTGGCCTTGTCGGACGTGCTCATGTGCACCGCCTGCGTGCCGCTCACGCTGGCCTACGCTTTCGAGCCACGCGGCTGGGTGTTCGGCGGCGGCCTGTGCCACCTGGTCTTCTTCCTGCAGCCCGTCACCGTCTATGTGTCTGTGTTCACGCTCACCACCATCGCGGTGGACCGCTACGTCGTGCTGGTGCATCCTCTGCGCCGGCGCATCTCGCTGCGCCTCAGCGCCTACGCGGTGCTGGCCATCTGGGCGCTGTCCGCGGTGCTGGCGCTGCCGGCCGCCGTGCACACCTACCACGTCGAGCTCAAGCCACACCGCGTGCGCCTCTGCGAGGAGTTCTGGGGGTCCCAGGAGCGCCAACGCCAGCTCTACGCTTGGGGGCTGCTGCTCGTCACCTACCTGCTCCCCTTGCTGGTCATCCTCTTGTCTTACGTCCGGGTGTCGGTGAAGCTCCGCAACCGCGTGGTGCCGGGCTGCGTGACCCCGAGCCAAGCGGACTGGGATCGCGCGCGCCGCCGCCGCACCTTCTgcctgctggtggtggtggtggtggtgttcgCCGTCTGCTGGCTGCCCCTGCACGTCTTCAACCTGCTGCGGGATCTCGACCCGCGCGCCATAGACCCCTATGCCTTCGGGTTAGTGCAGCTGCTGTGCCACTGGCTCGCCATGAGCTCGGCCTGCTACAACCCCTTCATCTACGCCTGGCTGCACGACAGCTTCCGCGAGGAGCTACGCAAGCTGTTGCTCACCTGGCCCCGCAAGATCGCGCCGCGCGGCCAGAGCATGACAGTCAGCGTGGTCATCTGA